One window of the Thermasporomyces composti genome contains the following:
- a CDS encoding mandelate racemase/muconate lactonizing enzyme family protein codes for MKIIALETLRLGIQPNTLILRLHTDEGLVGVGEAFFGAGAVEAYLHETIAPALLGVEDPTPEAMARHLAPYVGYQGGGAEVRALGAVDLALWDLLGKRAGLPVADLLGGSLRDRVPIYNTCAGPGYVGSSSRQESANWGLQAANRYEDLHAFLHRPGELARELYAEGIRGMKVWPFDLAAEETGGTDITPQQLARGIAVVESIREAVGMEMEILVELHGLWYRRGAEKICEALAPFKPFWVEDPLRADAQDSIHHLASAVDVPIALGETCVGRRGFLPLLRDGAIDVAIIDPGWTGGLTEARKIASLADTFGLPIAPHDCSGPIAFAACVHLVASQPNGLIQETVRAFLRTWYAELVDGLPEVSDGHVRVPRAPGLGVELRPGLADRPDATRRQSTL; via the coding sequence ATGAAGATCATCGCCCTCGAGACCCTGCGGCTCGGCATCCAGCCGAACACGCTGATCCTCAGGCTGCACACGGACGAGGGGCTCGTGGGCGTCGGGGAGGCGTTCTTCGGCGCCGGGGCGGTCGAGGCGTACCTGCACGAGACCATCGCGCCCGCGCTCCTCGGCGTCGAGGACCCGACGCCGGAGGCCATGGCGCGGCACCTCGCGCCGTACGTCGGCTACCAGGGCGGTGGCGCGGAGGTCCGGGCGCTCGGCGCGGTCGACCTGGCGCTGTGGGACCTGCTCGGCAAGCGCGCCGGTCTTCCCGTCGCCGACCTGCTCGGCGGCTCGCTGCGAGACCGGGTACCGATCTACAACACCTGCGCCGGCCCTGGGTACGTGGGCAGCAGCTCCCGCCAGGAGTCCGCGAACTGGGGGCTTCAGGCGGCCAACCGGTACGAAGACCTGCACGCGTTCCTGCACCGGCCCGGTGAGCTCGCCCGCGAGCTGTACGCCGAAGGCATCCGGGGCATGAAGGTCTGGCCGTTCGACCTCGCCGCCGAGGAGACCGGGGGCACCGACATCACGCCCCAGCAGCTCGCCCGGGGCATCGCGGTGGTGGAGAGCATTCGCGAAGCCGTCGGCATGGAGATGGAGATCCTGGTCGAGCTGCACGGTCTCTGGTATCGACGCGGAGCCGAGAAGATCTGCGAGGCGCTCGCACCCTTCAAGCCCTTCTGGGTCGAGGACCCGCTTCGGGCCGACGCTCAGGATTCGATCCACCACCTCGCCAGCGCGGTCGACGTCCCGATCGCGCTCGGCGAGACCTGCGTCGGTCGACGCGGCTTCCTGCCGCTGCTGCGCGACGGAGCGATCGACGTCGCCATCATCGACCCGGGGTGGACCGGAGGTCTCACCGAGGCGCGGAAGATCGCAAGCCTCGCCGACACGTTCGGCCTTCCGATCGCGCCCCACGACTGCTCCGGCCCCATCGCGTTCGCGGCGTGCGTTCATCTGGTCGCGAGCCAACCCAACGGCCTCATCCAGGAGACCGTTCGGGCGTTCCTGCGCACGTGGTACGCCGAGCTGGTGGACGGCCTACCCGAGGTCTCCGACGGACACGTGCGTGTGCCCCGCGCGCCGGGGCTCGGGGTGGAGCTCCGTCCTGGGCTCGCGGACCGTCCAGACGCGACCCGACGACAGTCCACTCTCTGA
- a CDS encoding carbohydrate ABC transporter permease: protein MARPRPAALVWRVALHLFLATGALLMALPFIWMVLSSFKDISQVFVVPPTWWPSPAHPENLANAWNALPFARAYLNSAYITVTIVVVQLLTCAMAAYAFARIRFPFRGGLFVLFLATLMVPSQLTVIPLYLIMKWIGWLDTHWAIIVPAALFNAFGVFMLRQFIKGIPVTLEEAAIVDGASRWTVFWHIVLPLLRAPLAALGIFSFLAQWNNFFGPLIFLSTPEKFTVPLLVAQFKGQYTTDFPLMMAAASIAVVPVLVVFVLGQRYIVEGIALTGVTR, encoded by the coding sequence ATGGCGAGACCCAGACCCGCGGCCTTGGTGTGGCGGGTGGCGCTGCACCTGTTCCTCGCCACGGGGGCGCTCCTCATGGCTCTGCCGTTCATCTGGATGGTCCTGAGCTCGTTCAAGGACATCTCGCAGGTCTTCGTCGTGCCACCCACGTGGTGGCCCAGCCCTGCGCATCCGGAGAACCTCGCCAACGCCTGGAACGCCTTGCCGTTCGCTCGGGCGTACCTCAACAGCGCCTACATCACCGTGACGATCGTCGTCGTACAGTTGCTCACCTGCGCGATGGCCGCCTACGCGTTCGCCCGGATCCGGTTCCCGTTCCGCGGCGGGCTGTTCGTGCTCTTCCTCGCCACGCTCATGGTGCCGAGCCAGCTCACCGTGATCCCGCTCTACCTCATCATGAAGTGGATCGGCTGGCTCGACACCCACTGGGCGATCATCGTGCCGGCCGCGCTGTTCAACGCGTTCGGCGTCTTCATGCTCCGGCAGTTCATCAAGGGGATCCCGGTGACGCTTGAGGAGGCCGCGATCGTGGACGGCGCGAGCCGGTGGACCGTGTTCTGGCACATCGTGCTGCCGCTGCTGCGTGCTCCGCTCGCAGCCCTGGGGATCTTCAGCTTCCTCGCCCAGTGGAACAACTTCTTCGGACCGCTGATCTTCTTGAGCACGCCGGAGAAGTTCACCGTGCCGCTGCTCGTCGCGCAGTTCAAGGGTCAGTACACCACCGACTTCCCGTTGATGATGGCGGCCGCGTCGATCGCGGTGGTGCCCGTCCTGGTCGTCTTCGTCCTCGGCCAGCGGTACATCGTCGAAGGCATCGCCCTGACCGGTGTCACGCGGTGA
- a CDS encoding SDR family NAD(P)-dependent oxidoreductase: protein MAKAAQNPLDLSGRRILISGGAGALGRAMVSRFLDFGAAVVVNDILPDDAAAKALPAHDRLSYVRADTTDEAEVERLLDAASDLLDGLPDTVCCHAGVVEAHPVQRFPVQAFDRIMNVNVRAAFLLARAASQRWIDRGEEGQLVFTTSWVQDVPWPEIAPYNASKAALKSLTRSFARELAPYRIRANAVAPGIVGAGMAKRQWDTEPEYRARAQRAIPLGYLQPPDAVADVFLFMVSPLASYLTGSVLVADGGASLYPMDEDTVE, encoded by the coding sequence ATGGCGAAGGCTGCCCAGAACCCGTTGGACCTGTCCGGCCGAAGGATTCTCATCTCCGGGGGCGCCGGTGCGCTCGGCCGCGCGATGGTCTCCCGGTTTCTCGACTTCGGGGCCGCGGTGGTCGTCAACGACATCCTTCCCGACGACGCGGCGGCCAAGGCACTGCCCGCCCACGACCGCCTGAGCTACGTCCGCGCCGACACCACGGACGAGGCCGAGGTCGAGCGGCTGCTGGACGCGGCCTCCGACCTGCTCGACGGGCTTCCGGACACGGTCTGCTGCCACGCGGGCGTCGTCGAGGCGCACCCGGTGCAGCGGTTCCCCGTCCAGGCGTTCGACCGGATCATGAACGTCAACGTGCGCGCGGCGTTCCTCCTCGCGAGAGCGGCCAGCCAGCGCTGGATCGACCGGGGCGAGGAGGGGCAGCTCGTCTTCACCACGTCCTGGGTGCAGGACGTGCCGTGGCCGGAGATCGCGCCGTACAACGCGAGCAAGGCGGCGCTCAAGTCGCTCACTCGCAGCTTCGCGCGGGAGCTCGCGCCGTACCGCATCCGCGCCAACGCGGTGGCGCCCGGGATCGTGGGCGCCGGCATGGCGAAACGACAGTGGGATACCGAACCCGAGTACCGGGCGAGGGCGCAGCGGGCGATCCCGCTCGGATACCTCCAGCCGCCGGACGCGGTGGCCGACGTCTTCCTGTTCATGGTGAGCCCGCTCGCCAGCTACCTCACAGGCAGCGTCCTCGTCGCCGACGGCGGCGCGAGCCTGTACCCCATGGACGAGGACACGGTGGAGTAG
- a CDS encoding carbohydrate ABC transporter permease, protein MKTPWTSSEGRASTVAPPTASPERAAEGGRPGPRASSAARRRLGEAAWGFAFVGPQLVGLVVFVLGPLVFAIALSLMTWDGFGTREFVGLENFAQQARDETFWVSLRNTAYFTALLLPSDLICSLLVALAVNNVRGKVLYRLFFFMPVVTSSVAVSVVWLWLLNGEFGPVNSYLRDWFGIEPPNWIVDPAWVIPAIALVSLWRGIGFTMVIFLAGLQGIPRTLVEAAEIDGAGALRTFWHVTLPMLSPTILFLTITSMIGSFQVFDLAYVMTNGGPGDASRTLVFHIYDLAFVDFEFGASAASAVVLFVILLVLTLAQLWAQRRWVYYEE, encoded by the coding sequence GTGAAGACGCCCTGGACGTCGTCGGAGGGGCGAGCGAGCACCGTCGCGCCACCGACGGCGAGCCCGGAGCGAGCCGCGGAGGGCGGGCGGCCTGGTCCTCGTGCGAGCTCGGCTGCCCGCCGCCGCCTCGGGGAGGCGGCCTGGGGCTTCGCCTTCGTCGGGCCGCAGCTCGTCGGCCTCGTGGTGTTCGTCCTCGGCCCGCTCGTGTTCGCGATCGCCTTGAGCTTGATGACGTGGGACGGCTTCGGCACGCGGGAGTTCGTGGGCCTGGAGAACTTCGCCCAGCAGGCGCGGGACGAGACCTTCTGGGTCTCGCTCCGCAACACGGCGTACTTCACGGCGCTGCTCCTGCCGAGCGACCTGATCTGCTCGCTCCTCGTGGCGCTCGCGGTCAACAACGTCCGAGGGAAGGTCCTCTACCGGCTCTTCTTCTTCATGCCGGTGGTGACGAGCTCGGTCGCGGTCTCGGTCGTCTGGCTGTGGCTGCTGAACGGCGAGTTCGGGCCCGTCAACAGCTACCTCAGGGACTGGTTCGGCATCGAGCCGCCCAACTGGATCGTCGATCCGGCCTGGGTCATCCCTGCGATCGCGCTCGTGAGCCTCTGGCGGGGCATCGGCTTCACCATGGTGATCTTCCTCGCCGGCTTGCAGGGGATACCCAGGACGCTCGTCGAGGCGGCGGAGATCGACGGAGCCGGCGCGCTGCGCACGTTCTGGCACGTCACGCTGCCGATGCTGTCGCCGACCATCCTCTTCCTCACCATCACCTCGATGATCGGGTCGTTCCAGGTCTTCGACCTGGCCTACGTCATGACCAACGGCGGCCCCGGCGACGCGAGCCGCACGCTGGTCTTCCACATCTACGACCTGGCGTTCGTCGACTTCGAGTTCGGCGCGAGCGCCGCCTCTGCGGTGGTGCTGTTCGTGATCCTGCTCGTCCTCACGCTCGCCCAGCTGTGGGCACAGCGACGCTGGGTCTATTACGAGGAATAG
- a CDS encoding ABC transporter substrate-binding protein, translating to MPGRTNSIRSGDVSLPRRSFLTGSSAVLGLAALGALTSCGSDGGGGGGGKALVSWSVWGNPGEVKRLQEFTDDFNERNPGIEAKLIPVPTDQYETKLLTQLSGNTAPDVFYAGDTLLARLVKNNSILPLKERLESEQSESPPEDFFEGLWGNAKDPSGEIYGVTVDCNPVVLWFNTKVLADAGVTTLPTERFEAGEWTREAFEEIAGKVKASGRRVGALGSDWMSVYSWMTANGGKVYENGRFVAHEDPKSVDAFVWLRRMLDQGAFVYAGSLPEGQGQEALFMSNNIAFAMGVGRWVLPLFKQNSALEYDIVPYPSHDGALPVTPVATASMVINTKARDPDAAFTFLTQFVSREGQEFRLADAGNAVPSIKGPDQVVLEGGIPEHARIWLDLREKGYAPPIEESRTPGLRQEISKRIDVVWTRGGDARAALAEIGAVANRMIEKAANG from the coding sequence ATGCCTGGACGCACGAACTCCATCCGGTCGGGAGACGTCTCACTCCCGCGCAGGTCGTTCTTGACGGGGTCCTCAGCTGTCCTTGGTCTCGCGGCACTTGGCGCGCTCACGTCCTGTGGCTCTGACGGTGGTGGCGGTGGCGGTGGCAAGGCGCTCGTCAGCTGGTCGGTCTGGGGAAACCCCGGCGAGGTCAAGCGGCTCCAGGAGTTCACCGACGACTTCAACGAGCGCAACCCGGGCATCGAGGCGAAGCTCATCCCGGTGCCGACCGACCAGTACGAGACCAAGCTTCTGACCCAGCTCAGCGGCAACACCGCGCCGGACGTCTTCTACGCGGGCGACACGCTCCTCGCGCGGCTCGTCAAGAACAACAGCATCCTGCCGCTCAAGGAGCGGCTCGAGAGCGAGCAGAGCGAGTCACCGCCCGAGGACTTCTTCGAAGGGCTCTGGGGTAACGCGAAGGACCCCAGCGGCGAGATCTACGGCGTGACGGTCGACTGCAACCCCGTCGTCTTGTGGTTCAACACGAAGGTGCTCGCCGACGCGGGAGTGACCACGTTGCCGACCGAGCGCTTCGAGGCCGGGGAGTGGACCCGCGAGGCCTTCGAGGAGATCGCCGGCAAGGTGAAGGCGAGCGGCAGGCGGGTCGGCGCGCTCGGCAGCGACTGGATGTCGGTCTACAGCTGGATGACCGCGAACGGGGGGAAGGTCTACGAGAACGGGAGGTTCGTGGCCCACGAGGACCCCAAGTCCGTCGACGCGTTCGTGTGGTTGCGCCGGATGCTCGACCAGGGGGCCTTCGTCTACGCCGGCAGCCTCCCGGAAGGGCAGGGCCAGGAGGCGCTGTTCATGTCGAACAACATCGCCTTCGCCATGGGCGTGGGTCGGTGGGTCCTTCCGTTGTTCAAGCAGAACTCCGCGCTCGAGTACGACATCGTGCCGTACCCCTCGCACGACGGCGCGCTTCCCGTGACGCCCGTCGCGACCGCTTCCATGGTCATCAACACGAAGGCGAGGGACCCTGACGCGGCCTTCACCTTCTTGACGCAGTTCGTCTCCCGAGAAGGGCAGGAGTTCCGCCTGGCCGACGCCGGCAACGCCGTTCCGAGCATCAAGGGCCCTGACCAGGTCGTGCTCGAGGGCGGTATCCCCGAGCACGCGCGGATCTGGTTGGACCTTCGGGAGAAGGGCTACGCGCCACCGATCGAGGAGTCGCGGACACCGGGACTCCGCCAGGAGATCAGCAAGCGCATCGACGTGGTCTGGACCCGTGGCGGTGACGCTCGCGCCGCGCTCGCCGAGATCGGCGCCGTCGCGAACCGGATGATCGAGAAGGCCGCGAACGGGTGA